A window of the Serinus canaria isolate serCan28SL12 chromosome 27, serCan2020, whole genome shotgun sequence genome harbors these coding sequences:
- the SMARCD2 gene encoding SWI/SNF-related matrix-associated actin-dependent regulator of chromatin subfamily D member 2 codes for MAGRGAFPLSPLPPSAAPPAPGPGTALLRGPSPAPAAAPGYRAMGPAAAQFQQRPGMPPGGRMPMAGLQVGPPGAPPYGAATPLRPGLPQAMMDPFRKRLLTPQAQPPMATPRRGVKRRKMADKVLPQRIRELVPESQAYMDLLAFERKLDQTIARKRMEIQEAIKKPLTQKRKLRIYISNTFTPAKEEGEGGERVASWELRVEGKLLEDPSKQKRKFSSFFKSLVIELDKELYGPDNHLVEWHRMPTTQETDGFQVKRPGDVNVKCTLLLMLDHQPPQYKLDPRLARLLGVHTQTRASIMQALWLYIKHNKLQDSHEKEFINCNRYFRQIFNCVRMRFSEIPMKLAGLLQHPDPIIINHTISVDPNDQKKTACYDIDVEVDDPLKAQMSNFLASTTNQQEIASLDAKIHETIESINQLKTQRDFMLSFSSNPQDFIQEWIKSQRRDLKIITDVIGNPEEERRAEFYQQPWAQEAVGRHIFAKVQQRRQELEQVLGIRLT; via the exons ATGGCCGGGCGCGGCGCCTTCCCGCTCAGCCCGCTGCCGCCCTccgccgccccgccggccccggggCCCGGCACCGCCCTGCTGCGCGGACccagccccgcgcccgccgccgccccgggctACCGCGCCATGGGCCCGGCCGCCGCGCAGTTCCAG cagcGGCCCGGGATGCCCCCCGGGGGCAGgatgcccatggcagggctgcaggtgggacCCCCGGGAGCCCCCCCGTACGGAGCAGCGACCCCGCTGAGGCCCGGCCTTCCCCAGGCCATGATGGATCCCTTCAGGAAGCGCCTGCTGaccccccaggcacagccacccATGGCCACCCCCAGGAGAGG ggtgaagaggaggaagatggcTGACAAGGTGCTGCCACAGAGG ATCCGGGAGCTGGTCCCAGAATCCCAGGCCTACATGGACCTGCTGGCCTTCGAGCGCAAGCTGGACCAAACCATCGCTCGCAAGAGGATGGAGATCCAGGAGGCCATCAAGAAACCCCTGACG CAAAAGCGGAAGCTCAGGATTTACATCTCCAACACCTTCACCCCTGccaaggaggagggagaggggggcGAGCGTGTGGCCTCCTGGGAGCTCCGTGTGGaggggaagctgctggaggat CCCAGCAAGCAGAAGAGGAAGTTCTCCTCCTTCTTCAAGAGCCTCGTGATTGAGCTGGACAAGGAGCTCTACGGGCCGGACAATCACCTGGTGGAG TGGCACCGGATGCCCACGACCCAGGAGACCGACGGCTTCCAGGTGAAGCGTCCCGGGGATGTCAATGTGAAGTGCACCCTGCTGCTCATGTTGGACCACCAG cccccccagtACAAGCTGGACCCACGGCTGGCCCggctgctgggggtgcacaCCCAGACCAGGGCCAGCATCATGCAGGCCCTGTGGCTCTACATCAAGCACAACAAACTGCAGGACAGCCACGAGAAGGAGTTCATCAACTGCAACCGCTATTTCCGCCAG ATCTTCAACTGCGTCCGCATGCGCTTCTCCGAGATCCCCATGAagctggcagggctcctgcagcacccagaccCCATCATCATCAACCACACCATCAG TGTGGACCCCAATGACCAGAAGAAGACAGCCTGCTACGACATCGACGTGGAGGTGGACGATCCCCTCAAAGCCCAGATGAGCAATTTCCTGGCCTCCACCACCAACCAGCAGGAAATTGCCTCCCTGGATGCCAAG ATCCATGAGACCATTGAGTCCATCAACCAGCTGAAGACACAGAGGGATTTCATGCTGAGCTTCAGCAGCAACCCCCAGGATTTCATCCAGGAGTGGATCAAATCCCAGAGGAGGGACCTCAAG ATCATCACGGATGTGATCGGGAACCCCGAGGAGGAGCGGCGGGCCGAGTTttaccagcagccctgggcgCAGGAGGCCGTGGGCAGACACATCTTCGCCAAG GTCCAGCAGCGCCGGCAGGAACTGGAACAAGTGCTCGGGATCCGCCTGACTTAA
- the PSMC5 gene encoding 26S proteasome regulatory subunit 8 — MPAEKMALDGPEQMEMDDGKGGSGLRQYYLSKIEELQLIVNEKSQNLRRLQAQRNELNAKVRLLREELQLLQEQGSYVGEVVRAMDKKKVLVKVHPEGKFVVDVDKNIDINDVTPNCRVALRNDSYTLHKILPNKVDPLVSLMMVEKVPDSTYEMIGGLDKQIKEIKEVIELPVKHPELFEALGIAQPKGVLLYGPPGTGKTLLARAVAHHTDCTFIRVSGSELVQKFIGEGARMVRELFVMAREHAPSIIFMDEIDSIGSSRLEGGSGGDSEVQRTMLELLNQLDGFEATKNIKVIMATNRIDILDSALLRPGRIDRKIEFPPPNEEARLDILKIHSRKMNLTRGINLRKIAELMPGASGAEVKGVCTEAGMYALRERRVHVTQEDFEMAVAKVMQKDSEKNMSIKKLWK, encoded by the exons ACGGGAAGGGCGGCTCGGGGCTCCGGCAGTATTACCTGTCCAAGATcgaggagctgcag ctcatcGTGAACGAGAAGAGCCAGAACCTGCGGcggctgcaggcacagaggaaCGAGCTCAATGCCAAGG TGCGGCTGCTgcgggaggagctgcagctgctgcaggagcagggatcctACGTGGGAGAGGTGGTGAGAGCCATGGACAAGAAGAAGGTGCTGGTCAAG GTGCACCCAGAGGGGAAGTTCGTGGTGGATGTGGACAAGAACATTGACATCAATGAC gtgACCCCCAACTGCCGCGTGGCCCTGCGCAACGACAGCTACACCCTGCACAAGATTCTGCCCAACAAGGTGGACCCGTTGGTGTCCCTCATGATGGTGGAGAAGGTCCCAGACTCCACCTACGAGATGATCGGGGGCCTGGACAAGCAGATCAAGGAGATCAAGGAGGTCATCGAGCTGCCCGTGAAGCACCCGGAGCTCTTTGAGGCGCTGGGCATCGCCCAGCCCAAG GGGGTGCTGCTCTACGGCCCCCCCGGCACGGGGAAGACGCTGCTGGCGCGGGCCGTGGCCCACCACACCGACTGCACCTTCATCCGCGTCTCCGGCTCCGAGCTGGTGCAGAAGTTCATCGGGGAAG GGGCCCGCATGGTGCGGGAGCTGTTCGTGATGGCGCGGGAGCACGCGCCCTCCATCATTTTCATGGATGAGATCGACTCCATCGGCTCCTCCCGCCTGGAGGGCGGCTCCGGTGGGGACAGTGAGGTGCAGCGCACCATGCTCGAGCTCCTCAACCAGCTCGATGGCTTTGAGGCCACCAAGAACATCAAG GTGATCATGGCCACCAACAGGATCGACATCCTGGACTCGGCCCTGCTGCGCCCCGGCCGCATCGACAGGAAAATCGAATTCCCCCCTCCCAATGAGGAG GCCCGCCTGGACATCCTCAAGATCCACTCCCGGAAGATGAATCTGACCCGGGGCATCAACCTGCGGAAAATCGCGGAGCTGATGCCAGGGGCCTCGGGGGCTGAGGTGAAG GGTGTGTGCACAGAGGCGGGGATGTATGCACTGAGGGAGAGGAGAGTGCACGTCACACAGGAGGACTTTGAGATGGCCGTGGCCAAG GTGATGCAGAAAGACAGTGAGAAGAACATGTCTATCAAGAAGCTGTGGAAGTAA